In Candidatus Kerfeldbacteria bacterium, a single genomic region encodes these proteins:
- a CDS encoding ribonucleoside triphosphate reductase: MFTKIRKRDGRVVAFDPERIVNAITKAGQVTGEFDREVAKHLTLRVLSVADQVINGDGIPSVEQIQDIVEETLLSSMYKKTAKAYIIYREQHSKMREIADTAHVNLVDQYLDELDWQVNENSNMSFSLQGLNNYISSEISKIYWLNKIYPKEVRDAHTSGDFHMHDLNILSVYCVGWDLYDLMSQGFRGVAGKIESKAPKHLRSAMGQVVNFFYTLQGEAAGAQAFSNFDTLLAPFIRYDKLTYKEVKQVIQEFLFNINVPTRVGFQTPFTNITLDFTVPSTFAEQPVIIGGVPQKEQYKDFQKEMDIFNKALLEVMLEGDAKGRVFTFPIPTYNITKDFDWESPIADLLWKISGKYGIPYFSNFINSDMSPEDARSMCCRLRLDNRQLEKRGGGLFGAHPLTGSIGVVTINLPRLGFTSRNEEEFITNLERLMDIAKNSLEIKRKILERFTEKGLYPYTKYYLRHMRERFNEYWKNHFSTIGLVGMNEAAVNLLGKDIGTEEGHAFAERILSFMRDRLVSYQKETGNNYNLEATPAEGTSYRLAKKDKEKYPTIIAANEADYQNNAEPFYTNSTHLPVNYTHDMFEVLDLQDSLQTKYTGGTVIHLFLGEQITDGNAVKSMVKKICETYRLPYFTFTPTFSVCPTHGYLSGEHPTCPSCTAQCEVYSRVVGYLRPVQQWNKGKKEEFKNRTMIQPAVAPQVKTPTAKVPVTANS, from the coding sequence ATGTTTACCAAGATACGTAAGCGGGATGGACGCGTCGTCGCCTTTGATCCCGAGCGAATTGTGAACGCCATAACCAAAGCAGGCCAAGTAACTGGCGAATTCGACCGCGAGGTAGCGAAACATCTCACCTTACGCGTCTTAAGCGTGGCTGATCAAGTCATCAACGGTGATGGCATCCCATCGGTTGAACAGATTCAGGACATTGTTGAAGAAACACTACTCTCCTCAATGTACAAAAAAACAGCCAAAGCCTATATCATCTACCGAGAGCAACATTCTAAAATGCGCGAAATTGCCGACACCGCCCACGTCAATCTGGTTGACCAATACCTAGATGAACTCGACTGGCAGGTGAATGAGAATAGTAACATGTCCTTCTCCTTACAGGGACTCAATAATTACATCTCGTCGGAAATTAGCAAAATTTATTGGCTGAACAAAATTTACCCCAAAGAAGTGCGTGATGCGCATACCAGTGGCGATTTTCACATGCATGATTTGAATATTTTATCGGTTTATTGTGTCGGCTGGGATCTCTACGACCTGATGAGCCAGGGTTTCCGTGGTGTCGCCGGAAAAATTGAAAGCAAAGCACCAAAGCATCTTCGTTCTGCCATGGGGCAAGTCGTAAATTTCTTCTACACCCTGCAGGGTGAAGCAGCTGGCGCTCAAGCGTTTTCAAATTTCGATACCTTACTCGCCCCGTTCATCCGCTATGACAAGCTGACCTATAAGGAAGTAAAGCAAGTCATTCAGGAATTCCTTTTCAATATCAATGTCCCAACCCGCGTCGGCTTCCAAACACCTTTCACCAATATCACTCTGGACTTCACCGTACCCTCGACCTTTGCGGAGCAACCAGTGATCATTGGCGGGGTACCGCAGAAAGAGCAATACAAAGATTTCCAAAAAGAAATGGACATCTTCAATAAAGCGCTGCTCGAAGTTATGCTCGAGGGTGACGCCAAAGGCCGCGTCTTCACCTTCCCCATCCCGACCTACAATATCACTAAAGACTTTGACTGGGAGAGCCCGATTGCCGATCTGCTCTGGAAAATTTCCGGCAAGTACGGCATTCCCTATTTCTCCAACTTCATCAATTCAGACATGAGCCCAGAGGACGCTCGCTCCATGTGCTGCCGCTTGCGCCTCGATAATCGCCAACTGGAAAAACGCGGCGGCGGACTCTTTGGTGCGCACCCCCTCACCGGTTCAATTGGTGTCGTCACGATAAATCTGCCGCGCCTGGGCTTCACCTCGCGGAATGAAGAAGAATTCATCACCAACCTTGAGCGGTTGATGGATATTGCCAAGAACAGCCTAGAAATCAAGCGAAAAATCCTCGAACGCTTCACGGAAAAAGGCCTCTACCCGTATACCAAATACTACCTGCGCCACATGCGTGAACGATTTAATGAATACTGGAAAAACCACTTCTCTACCATCGGCCTCGTCGGCATGAACGAAGCGGCGGTCAATCTGTTGGGCAAAGATATCGGCACCGAAGAAGGGCACGCTTTTGCCGAACGAATTCTCTCCTTCATGCGCGACCGATTGGTTTCCTACCAGAAAGAAACGGGAAACAACTACAACCTTGAGGCTACCCCAGCCGAAGGCACCTCCTACCGATTGGCGAAAAAGGATAAAGAAAAATATCCAACCATCATCGCGGCGAATGAGGCAGACTATCAGAATAACGCCGAACCATTCTATACCAATTCGACTCATTTACCAGTCAATTACACACACGACATGTTTGAGGTGCTCGACCTGCAGGACTCACTGCAAACCAAATACACCGGCGGTACCGTCATCCACCTCTTCCTGGGCGAACAAATCACTGATGGAAATGCCGTGAAATCAATGGTGAAGAAAATCTGCGAAACCTATCGACTACCCTATTTTACCTTTACCCCTACCTTCAGCGTCTGTCCCACCCATGGATACTTAAGTGGTGAACATCCTACCTGCCCTTCCTGCACCGCTCAATGTGAAGTGTACTCCCGTGTGGTTGGCTATCTCCGACCAGTTCAACAGTGGAACAAAGGCAAGAAAGAGGAGTTTAAGAACCGAACTATGATCCAGCCAGCGGTAGCGCCGCAAGTAAAAACCCCAACGGCTAAAGTACCGGTGACGGCCAACAGTTAA
- a CDS encoding nucleoside triphosphate pyrophosphohydrolase: protein MKKIYYNKVIRDNIPQRIAAAGADYHVRTLPKKIFERELIKKVEEEASALPKAKDTAELVSELADVMEVIAEIQKLKKIRSTDITRARKVNMKKKGGFRKRLYLSWAEDNGYRTNEKRNVKK, encoded by the coding sequence ATGAAGAAAATATATTACAACAAAGTCATTCGCGATAACATCCCACAGCGGATCGCTGCCGCGGGAGCGGATTACCATGTGCGTACGTTGCCGAAGAAAATATTTGAACGTGAACTGATTAAAAAAGTTGAAGAAGAGGCGAGTGCATTACCAAAAGCTAAGGATACCGCGGAGTTGGTCAGCGAACTCGCTGACGTAATGGAAGTCATTGCCGAAATCCAGAAACTTAAAAAAATCCGTTCAACCGATATTACACGGGCGCGCAAGGTAAATATGAAAAAGAAAGGCGGCTTCCGCAAACGATTATACTTATCCTGGGCAGAAGATAATGGGTACCGCACCAACGAAAAACGAAATGTTAAAAAATAA
- a CDS encoding NAD(P)-binding domain-containing protein: MKHTIAIIGCGEMGEQILARLIQSYTPDAIVITRKNKIRGEAIAQKYGVTYSSSNSTAVTNAQIIFLCIKPQDFKGVLLEIAPHVAAPIIISIAAAISQSYIMSQIPRAVVLRYMPSPLIAERKGVALLVRDKQNGQRTKQIISQLNAWSSMLQTIPDKDMHIYTVLASCGSAFVAALLLKIFAVIGDSPTHKKILTKVINDTIISLVKKPTVQWRKMVAHASTPGGVTAKGIQVINSKATTFLIKKVIRNAVRQSQRIQKKSEQ; this comes from the coding sequence ATGAAACATACAATAGCCATCATTGGATGCGGAGAAATGGGTGAGCAAATTCTTGCTCGTCTTATCCAGAGCTATACTCCGGATGCTATTGTGATTACCCGAAAAAATAAAATACGGGGTGAAGCAATTGCTCAAAAGTATGGCGTCACATACTCGAGTTCAAACAGCACGGCGGTAACTAATGCCCAGATTATTTTTTTATGTATTAAGCCTCAGGATTTCAAGGGTGTCCTCCTAGAAATTGCCCCCCATGTTGCTGCACCCATAATTATTAGCATTGCCGCAGCCATCTCTCAATCATACATCATGAGTCAAATACCAAGGGCGGTGGTACTCCGATATATGCCGTCTCCATTGATTGCTGAGCGAAAAGGGGTGGCGTTACTGGTGCGCGATAAACAGAATGGACAAAGAACAAAACAAATCATCTCACAACTCAACGCTTGGTCATCAATGCTTCAAACCATTCCTGATAAAGATATGCATATCTACACCGTGCTTGCGTCATGCGGCAGCGCCTTCGTGGCAGCGTTACTACTTAAAATTTTTGCCGTCATTGGAGATTCCCCCACACATAAAAAAATCCTGACAAAAGTAATTAATGACACGATTATATCTCTGGTAAAGAAGCCGACCGTTCAATGGAGAAAAATGGTCGCACACGCTTCTACCCCCGGAGGGGTCACTGCTAAAGGGATTCAAGTAATTAATAGCAAAGCGACGACGTTCCTCATCAAAAAGGTTATCCGAAATGCAGTGCGGCAATCCCAACGAATTCAAAAAAAATCCGAACAATAA
- the trmD gene encoding tRNA (guanosine(37)-N1)-methyltransferase TrmD: protein MYRFDLLTIFPDIFDSYLGASILKRAQSKKLIEVHVHDIRKFATDKHHTTDDRPYGGGPGMVMKVEPIFRCLKSIRRKRKSRIILLSAKGKTFDQAAAKNYAKKYDQLILIAGHYEGVDERIMKYVDEEVSIGNYILTGGELPSLNIVDAVSRLLPGVLGDDTSSHDESFSSPNYREYPHYTRPEVFRGARVPRELRSGNHRVIEEWRKRHQTSKRSS, encoded by the coding sequence ATGTACCGATTCGACTTACTCACCATCTTCCCTGACATTTTTGACTCGTATCTCGGGGCAAGCATCCTCAAACGCGCCCAATCAAAAAAACTGATCGAGGTGCACGTCCATGATATTCGGAAATTCGCCACTGACAAGCACCACACGACCGACGATCGCCCCTACGGTGGCGGCCCGGGCATGGTGATGAAGGTGGAGCCGATCTTCCGCTGTCTAAAATCTATCAGACGCAAAAGAAAGTCACGCATTATTCTGCTGTCGGCAAAAGGAAAGACGTTTGATCAAGCCGCGGCGAAGAACTATGCAAAAAAATACGACCAGCTCATTCTCATCGCGGGGCATTATGAAGGCGTCGATGAACGAATCATGAAATACGTGGACGAAGAAGTGTCCATTGGTAATTATATACTCACCGGTGGGGAGCTGCCGAGCTTGAATATTGTCGACGCTGTATCACGGCTATTGCCCGGCGTCCTGGGGGATGACACCTCATCGCACGACGAATCATTTAGCTCACCCAACTACCGAGAATACCCCCACTACACACGCCCCGAAGTCTTCCGTGGTGCACGCGTCCCGCGAGAGCTCCGCTCGGGTAACCACCGAGTCATCGAGGAGTGGCGAAAACGCCATCAAACGTCAAAACGTTCGTCTTGA
- a CDS encoding 4a-hydroxytetrahydrobiopterin dehydratase: MTDQLTTKRCIPCEGGIPPLNDAEIKKLMPQVPGWSVTMTKQKSRDVQALTKEFTFNNFRAAMAFLRQVEELAESEGHHPDFSVHYNRVVFIIWTHAIRGLHENDFILAAKIDQLITG, translated from the coding sequence ATGACCGACCAACTCACCACGAAACGGTGCATCCCGTGTGAAGGCGGTATCCCGCCCCTCAACGACGCAGAAATAAAGAAACTCATGCCACAGGTGCCTGGCTGGTCTGTCACCATGACCAAACAGAAATCGCGGGACGTCCAGGCGCTGACCAAAGAATTCACCTTCAACAATTTCCGGGCAGCCATGGCTTTCCTGCGCCAGGTGGAGGAACTTGCTGAATCCGAAGGCCATCATCCTGATTTCTCAGTGCATTACAATCGCGTCGTTTTTATCATCTGGACTCATGCTATTCGTGGGCTGCATGAGAATGACTTCATCCTGGCCGCCAAGATTGATCAGCTTATTACTGGGTAA
- a CDS encoding glycosyltransferase — protein MTSLQKKRILLIAPALGPIGSGENGGVERRIRDMIRALGKRRYHITVMALPGSTGIDATIITVAGTPPFDATKISRQTEPMYPSGNAVVAMWEAARLVQNRFDCIIGLQYDIPAYQASVHFTTPVGHIVTVGSQNHSIDRALRAAYRRSPDQIAFLSKSQAASYPQVTHPTIFPIGTTVDTAIFRPSLNPQRRLIWAARIYREKGLHIATAVAHRLALPLDICGRKQDPEYFMQCVEPYPQLQWSYHGFLPDRAFAQVIGSASVMLAPYLSPEGIPGTVMASLACGTPVVGTPAGGISDVITPSVGRLVSMDAEVPTFVRAVREAMQLDRQHIPAAIKRYSLEAFADSLEHWIEILIGESKNKA, from the coding sequence ATGACTTCACTTCAGAAAAAACGCATTTTGTTGATTGCGCCAGCGCTTGGTCCAATTGGATCTGGTGAAAATGGAGGTGTGGAGCGCCGGATTCGAGACATGATACGTGCATTAGGCAAGCGAAGGTATCACATTACGGTTATGGCACTCCCGGGGAGTACTGGAATTGACGCCACGATTATAACCGTGGCCGGAACGCCACCATTTGACGCCACCAAGATATCGCGTCAGACAGAGCCGATGTATCCATCGGGAAATGCCGTGGTGGCAATGTGGGAAGCCGCGCGCTTGGTCCAGAATCGGTTTGATTGCATCATTGGCCTACAATATGACATCCCCGCATATCAAGCCTCGGTTCATTTTACCACTCCCGTCGGCCATATTGTTACGGTGGGGTCGCAAAACCACAGTATTGATCGGGCATTGCGAGCTGCTTATCGGCGCTCCCCTGATCAGATTGCGTTTTTAAGTAAGTCACAGGCGGCCAGCTATCCCCAAGTTACCCATCCGACTATTTTTCCTATTGGTACTACCGTGGATACTGCAATATTTCGGCCTTCACTGAATCCTCAGCGACGGCTGATATGGGCAGCTCGGATTTATAGAGAAAAGGGGCTTCATATAGCAACGGCGGTCGCCCATCGTCTTGCCCTGCCATTGGATATTTGTGGCAGGAAACAAGATCCTGAATACTTTATGCAGTGTGTTGAGCCGTATCCTCAATTACAGTGGTCTTATCACGGATTTTTACCTGATCGGGCATTTGCTCAGGTGATCGGCAGTGCTAGCGTTATGCTCGCACCTTATCTATCCCCGGAAGGTATTCCCGGTACGGTCATGGCGTCTCTGGCATGCGGTACGCCCGTGGTGGGAACTCCGGCGGGTGGAATATCTGATGTAATTACCCCCTCAGTCGGTCGTTTAGTAAGTATGGATGCCGAGGTGCCAACTTTTGTCCGAGCAGTCAGAGAAGCCATGCAACTAGATCGACAACATATCCCCGCCGCGATAAAACGGTACTCACTGGAAGCATTCGCCGATTCACTGGAACATTGGATAGAAATATTAATTGGGGAATCAAAAAACAAGGCTTGA
- a CDS encoding KH domain-containing protein, with the protein MAAEKDQEFVEYVVKALVDRPEDVSSDRTVDEMGVLITLKVNPQDLGQVIGRQGQTAKAVRTLLRVVGAKNHARVNLKIHEPEGYRKGNRGGSRDEGSRTSGPQEEADTSAVDDLKI; encoded by the coding sequence ATGGCTGCAGAAAAAGACCAAGAGTTTGTCGAGTACGTGGTCAAAGCCCTCGTTGACCGTCCGGAAGATGTTTCATCTGACCGAACCGTCGACGAGATGGGCGTGTTAATCACTCTCAAAGTGAACCCCCAGGACCTCGGCCAAGTAATTGGTCGCCAGGGCCAAACGGCAAAAGCGGTACGCACCTTGCTCCGCGTTGTCGGCGCCAAGAACCACGCACGCGTCAACTTAAAGATTCATGAACCCGAAGGTTACCGCAAAGGCAACCGGGGCGGTTCACGAGACGAAGGATCGCGAACATCGGGTCCACAAGAAGAAGCTGATACTTCAGCTGTCGATGACCTCAAAATATAA
- the rpsP gene encoding 30S ribosomal protein S16, with protein MLMIRLSRVGKKKHPLYRVIVSEKTKDTTGDYLELLGTYNPHTRETNLKVDRVKHWLSHGAQASGTVHNLLVDQKLVTTAKVKVANIKKKAAPEGESKPAAAPAAPATPPAAA; from the coding sequence ATGTTAATGATTCGCTTATCTCGAGTCGGAAAAAAGAAGCACCCCCTGTATCGGGTTATCGTTTCAGAGAAAACCAAGGATACCACGGGCGACTATCTTGAACTGCTCGGAACCTATAATCCACACACGCGTGAAACCAATCTGAAGGTTGATCGGGTAAAACACTGGCTCTCCCATGGCGCCCAAGCCTCAGGGACTGTTCATAACTTACTGGTTGATCAAAAATTGGTAACCACGGCAAAAGTCAAAGTGGCAAACATCAAAAAGAAGGCCGCTCCTGAAGGGGAGTCGAAACCTGCCGCAGCGCCAGCCGCACCAGCGACTCCGCCTGCAGCTGCCTAA
- a CDS encoding MGMT family protein has product MTGNFYQRVYQIVPQIPKGKVATYGQIAGLIGSPRAARMVGWALHAIDTTGLDALPWQRVINREGRISTTCETHDCHEQAALLKKDGVAVTKRQGNYYIDLNQYLWDP; this is encoded by the coding sequence ATGACTGGCAATTTTTACCAACGCGTCTATCAGATCGTTCCACAAATTCCGAAAGGGAAGGTGGCCACCTACGGCCAGATCGCGGGCCTGATCGGCTCGCCCCGCGCCGCCCGTATGGTTGGTTGGGCACTGCATGCGATCGATACGACAGGATTGGATGCACTACCCTGGCAACGAGTGATCAATCGCGAAGGCCGGATCAGTACCACCTGTGAGACGCACGACTGCCACGAGCAAGCAGCGCTACTGAAAAAAGATGGTGTCGCGGTAACCAAGCGCCAAGGCAACTATTACATTGACCTGAACCAATATCTCTGGGATCCTTAA